A part of Heliangelus exortis chromosome 3, bHelExo1.hap1, whole genome shotgun sequence genomic DNA contains:
- the KIF3C gene encoding LOW QUALITY PROTEIN: kinesin-like protein KIF3C (The sequence of the model RefSeq protein was modified relative to this genomic sequence to represent the inferred CDS: inserted 1 base in 1 codon): MAGKSRSGSEALKVVARCRPMSRKEEAAGYQRVLELDVKLGQVSIRHPRAAPGDLPKTFTFDAVYDANSKQADLYDETVRPLIDSVLQGFNGTIFAYGQTGTGKTYTMQGVWAEPEKRGIIPISFEHIFTHISRSQNQQYLVRASYLEIYQEEIRDLLAKDQSKKLELKENPESGVYIKDLSSFVTKNVKEIEHVMNLGSQTRAVGSTNMNEHSSRSHAIFLITIECSERGPDGQEHIRVGKLNLVDLAGSERQSKMGAQGERPKEASKINLSLSALGNVISALVDGRSTHVPYRDSKLTRLLQDSLGGNAKTIMVATLGPASHSYDESLSTLRFANRAKNIKNKPRVNEDPKDTLLREFQEEIVRLKAQLEKRGMLGKKRRRSGRRKKVADGESAPENEGEEDNEEGLEKNMESYLKEQKERLEEEKAAIRDDHSLVSEEKQKLLQEKEKMIEDLRKEQEATELLATKYKAMESKLLIGGRTIMDHTNEQQKMLELRRQEIAEQKRREREMQQEMLLRDEETMELRETFSSLQQEVEIKTKKLKKLYAKLQAVKAEIQDQHEEYIRVRQDLEEAQNEQTRELKLKYLIIENFIPPEEKNKIMNRLYFDXEEEQWKFQPLVPTGGNSNQMKKRPTSAVGYKRPISQYARVAMAMGAHPRYRAENIMFLELDLSPPAIFEFERSRDPSEQDPRALHLERLLHLDSLLERPAASRVRKSRSWCQTPRSLPSSTTHVSLASSSPRATTMPAQE, encoded by the exons atgGCCGGGAAGTCCCGCAGCGGTTCGGAAGCGCTGAAGGTGGTGGCCCGGTGCCGGCCCATgagcaggaaggaagaagcCGCCGGGTACCAGCGTGTCCTGGAGCTGGATGTGAAGCTGGGCCAGGTGAGCATCCGCCACCCCCGCGCAGCCCCCGGGGACCTCCCCAAGACCTTCACCTTCGACGCCGTCTACGACGCCAACTCCAAGCAGGCGGATCTCTACGACGAGACGGTTCGGCCCTTGATCGATTCCGTGCTCCAGGGCTTCAACGGCACCATCTTCGCCTACGGGCAAACCGGGACCGGCAAGACCTACACCATGCAGGGGGTCTGGGCGGAGCCGGAGAAGAGGGGCATCATCCCCATCTCCTTCGAGCACATCTTCACCCACATCTCCCGCTCCCAGAACCAGCAGTACCTGGTCAGGGCCTCCTACCTGGAGATCTACCAGGAGGAGATCAGGGACCTCCTCGCCAAGGATCAGAGCAAGAAGCTGGAGCTGAAGGAGAACCCCGAGTCCGGGGTGTACATCAAGGACCTCTCCTCCTTCGTGACCAAGAACGTCAAGGAGATCGAGCACGTGATGAACCTGGGCAGCCAGACGCGGGCGGTGGGCAGCACCAACATGAACGAGCACAGCTCCCGCTCCCACGCCATCTTCCTCATCACCATCGAGTGCAGCGAGCGGGGCCCCGACGGGCAGGAGCACATCCGCGTGGGAAAGCTCAACCTGGTGGACCTGGCGGGCAGCGAGCGCCAGAGCAAAATGGGGGCCCAGGGAGAGCGCCCCAAGGAAGCCTCCAAGATCAACCTCTCCCTCTCCGCCCTGGGCAACGTCATCTCCGCCCTGGTGGACGGCAGGAGCACCCACGTCCCCTACAGGGACTCCAAGCTGACCCGGCTGCTCCAGGATTCCCTGGGGGGCAACGCCAAGACCATCATGGTGGCCACCTTGGGCCCGGCCTCGCACAGCTACGACGAGAGCCTCTCCACCCTTCGGTTCGCCAACAGGGCCAAGAACATCAAGAACAAGCCCCGGGTGAACGAGGACCCCAAGGACACCTTGCTGAGGGAGTTCCAGGAGGAGATCGTGCGGCTGAAGGCGCAGCTGGAGAAACGTGGGATgctggggaagaagaggagaaggagcgGCCGGAGGAAGAAGGTGGCGGACGGAGAGAGCGCCCCGGAGAACGAAGGGGAGGAGGACAACGAGGAGGGCCTGGAGAAGAACATGGAGAGTTACctgaaggagcagaaggagaggctggaagaggagaaggctgCTATCCGGGATGACCACAGCCTGGTGAGCgaggagaagcagaagctgctgcaggagaaggagaagatgaTCGAGGATCTAcggaaggagcaggaggccaCGGAGCTGCTGGCCACCAAGTACAAG gCGATGGAGAGCAAACTGCTGATTGGGGGCAGGACCATCATGGACCACACCAACGagcagcagaagatgctggagCTGAGGCGTCAGGAGATTGCCGAGCAG AAACGCCGGGAGCGGGAGatgcagcaggagatgctgctgaggGATGAGGAGACCATGGAGCTGCGGGAGACGttcagctccctgcagcaggaggtggagATCAAAACCAAGAAGCTGAAGAAG ctctaTGCCAAGCTCCAGGCAGTGAAGGCAGAGATCCAGGACCAGCATGAGGAATACATCCGTGTGCGCCAGGACCTGGAGGAGGCCCAGAACGAGCAGACACGGGAGCTGAAGCTCAA GTACTTGATCATCGAGAACTTCATCCCACCAGAGGAGAAGAACAAAATCATGAACCGCCTCTACTTCG GGGAGGAGGAGCAGTGGAAGTTCCAGCCCCTGGTGCCCACCGGAGG GAACAGCAACCAGATGAAGAAGCGTCCGACCTCGGCAGTGGGGTACAAGAGACCCATCAGCCAGTACGCACGGGTGGCCATGGCCATGGGAGCCCATCCCCGGTACCGG gCTGAGAACATCATGTTCCTGGAGCTGGACCTCTCCCCTCCGGCCATCTTCGAGTTTGAGAGGAGCAGGGACCCCTCAGAACAGGACCCCCGGGCCCTGCACCTGGAGAGGCTGCTGCACCTCGACAGCCTCCTGGAGCGACCAGCGGCCTCCCGGGTCAGGAAGTCCCGGTCCTG GTGCCAGACGCCGCGGTCACTGCCGTCCTCCACCACGCATGTGTCCCTCGCCTCCAGCTCCCCCCGGGCCACCACGATGCCAGCTCAGGAGTGA